DNA sequence from the Bufo bufo chromosome 3, aBufBuf1.1, whole genome shotgun sequence genome:
GCACAAATAGACCCTGCATTACTGAAGAAATCTGAACCAGAAGAAAATTCATCTCAAAATTCCAATCCAGGAGAGGAAGATGTTAGGAAAGAAGAGGATGGGGGTATGTGTCATTTGTGTCTCAGTAATAACTTCCCCATAACGCTGGGGAGCGGCTTTCACTGTAACAACATAGGACGTGGAACCAGCTGAGCGTCAGTCACTTCTGGACCACCCTGTCTAGGATATTGACTACTAGAAATATCTCTAAAAGGCTCTCAGTGCTTGTTACCGGTACACTACCAGCATGTGTATTCTAATGTCATCATGACCACCCTTCCTGTCAGTGTTGCGGTGTCATAGATGCTTATGCAGACCCTCTGAAATGAGGCTACTATAAACCACTTGTACAGGGTCTCATGTCAGGCTTCTCTCCACTGAAAGCAAAACAACCCTGGTTTCCCCCAGTATCTGCTGTTGGGGTGGAGAGTATAGGTATGGTAGTCCGGACGTCCCCTTTAAACACATTAGAAGGTCAGCTGGTCCTGCCAGAATTGGCAGGTTGTGCTAACAGTCATCTAATATTTATGACAAGCTTTAAACAAGCTCTGTACATGTCAGACCTACAGGCCTTGATGACTCCTCACTCTCCCTTGAGTAACCACTTGGATACCATGGTATCTAAGGAGTTAAATGGCCGGGATGGGAGTTGCAGCTGATACCTGCTATTGCTGCGCACTCAGCTCCCGAGCCAATGCCATCCCTTCATTGAACATTTCCTAGCGCCAGCGCTGTAAATGTTTGGTGCAGGGCAGGACTGGGTTAATTAACGTCCTGTTCGTGTAATGCATTGATGTCTGGGGTCCACTAGAGTAAGAGAGCGTCTCTGCACTTTATAGATGGTTTGGTCGGAGGGTCTGGTAAGGTATTTTAAAATAGCTTTTCCAAACCGGACAGTCCTTTTTAATTTCATGATGTTTCCTTCTCCTTTAGAAAAACCTGCACAAGACGTTGAAATGAATGAGAAGCCGGATGTGGTGAACAAGCAAACGAGCGACTCTTCAACAGAGAACGTCAGCAGCTGCAAAACCGGTGGAGAAAGACCCCTGAAAACGAGCAGTGAAATAAAAACGGAACTTTCCTCAGACACAGAAGAAGGGAAACCAACCGCCAAAGAAAAAGACTCCTTCAAGGAGAACATCAGACCTGTGAAATCGGAGATTAAGGAAGAGAAGACGGAACTGAAAGACTCGAAGGAATCCAAAGGAAGCTCAGAGAAGACCCCTTCACCCCAAGACCCTGAGCGCACTGAAGTTTCCGTCATCGTCAAGCGTACAGAAGAACACGCAGAAAAGCCCTTGGAGGACACGGAGAGACTGAAGAATGACCAGCAGGCGAAGATCCCATTGAAGAAACGGGAACTCAAGCTAACCGAAGACTTTGACAGCTCGGTTAAAGCGGCGATCTGCAAGTCAAAAACTCCCACAAAAGAGCTGCTACAGAAGGAGGAGGGGAAGTTAGAGGACGGTACGAAAACTTCTGCTGATGGGAAGCAACTGGTCAACGGAGAAGTGAGCAGTGATAAAGTGCACAAAGCAAAGGTAGACCAGGCCGAGGACGGCACCGGTGCTCAGAGAGAATCCGTTATTGAGTGCACGAAGGATGAGAACAGTGTTACATCTGAGCagagaaattcaagtgttataaagAGTTTACAAGAACTTAAGGAGAACGGCAAAGCCAATCTCGTAGATGGACTGGAGAAAAGTGTCATAGACCTCAGCAACGACCGGCGTACACCTCCTGTGCAAGGATCTTCTCTGAAAGTGTCCTCAACGCTAGAATCAACTGAAGGGGACTCGAGGAAAAAGAGCATAGGGCCGAAAGTGGACGATGACAAAAAGAAACTGGACTCTGAGAAAGAAAAGCCAGCTGAGAAGACAGATTCCAAAAAAGACGCAAGTAAATCCGAGACCGTCAAGGAGCCTAATATTGTGGCTGAGACCAAGGATGAGAAAAAAGAGTCACAGACGACAGAGCAAAGTGTGCCAGATGAAAAAGTTGAAGAGCTTGAAGACAGTGGCAGCAAAGCGCCTGAAGCAAAGGTGAAAGATGGAAAAGCTAAAGCCACAAAAGCAAAATTGCCAGTATCCAAAAAATCTTCCACCGGGAATTCTGCAGCCAAGAAGGAGAAACCCAGTAAAGAACCAGAGAAACCCGACAAAGAGCAGCCCGAGTCTACGGAGAAAGCCAAAACTGACGAGAAGCACTCGGACACAGTAAAGGAGAAGAAATCATTCCCCTTGAGGAGCAAACGTAAGACTGCTGTGAAGGAGAGCGAAGCTTCAGAGTCTAAAGGTGCAGATGGTGAGAAACCTGAGGCGGCTGCAGAAGAGGATCAGGAGAAAACCTCAGAGAAGCCGCCGCTGGTCTCGAGAAATAAAAATAAGCTGAAAGCAATTCCAGAACAAGAGAACAGCGGCTCGGAGGGTAAGGAGATGACGTCAGAGCGGCAGAAGGATGGCATAAAACTGACCATCCGGATCTCCAACAAGAGGAGGATGCCGGAGCTGCCCGTGGAAAATGTGGCCGTGGAAGACGTGGAGGATGCAGAGATGGAGGAAAACATTGGAAGGAGGCTGAGGCGGTCTCCTCGGATATCCCGACCGTCTGTGAAGGTTGCTGAAGTTAAAGTTCGCAAACCTGAGAAGAAACAGAGCGAAGAGGAAGGATCCCCTCCTCCTGCCAAAccagaaaaggaggaggaggaagagaagaaatCTGAAAAAGAAGCTAGACCGAAAACAAAGAAGGTAAGTTACCCAGGAGCTGTTGCTTCAAGGATATGTTCAATTTTGCAAACAAATTTACAACTagtcttgatttaaaaaaatatatataaaattccaCTATTTCGTGTATTCAGCTTTTTTTACGGAGCTACATTAATTTAACGCCATGCATGTCCTCTCTTTAAAGATGGCAGCTAACGTCTGCGATTGGCaataatgcaaatagcagacatttaacctctcagatgccatggtcagttgTGACCACGACATCTGTGGCGGATTTCCCCTGGAGCGCTGCACTCCACAGGCCTGAACGCCTTCTCTGCGCTGAGATTGGGGAAGCCAATTCTTATTGGTTAGAAGCCGGAGCCTGTACGAGACAACCAAGGCTAGCACAGGTATATTCCAttgtaggcctgcaggtggcactaCCGCATTGTAATATCCTGAATTTCCCATACACTAATGTATTAAATCACATTAGTGTATgggaaaagccccccccccccccccccccccccccccccgaaaaaaaaaaaatgtttgaaagtACTGTGTAAAATAATATGAAAATTCAGATAACCCtcctttccccataataaaaagaaataataaaaaataaagatcatttgcACCGCTGTGTCCCAAAATGCCCgaacttttaaaatataaatgtatttattccatacagtgaacaccataacggaaaaaagataaaaatggaATAttcgcagtttttttttatctctcatcccccaaaaaattgaattaaAAGGGGTTTAGAATACGGCCATGATTATGTAGTATCGTTATAatggtactgacccagagaatgaaggtcatGGGTCAGTTTTACCCCATAGGGAACAAAACCCATTAAACTGgcggaatttaaaaaaaaaaaatttttttccatttccaccctatttgatattttttttccggcttcccactacatcataggcAACATTAAATCACgccattggaaagtacaacttttccctcaaaaaaaaaaaaataacaaccccaagtggaaaaataaaaaagttatggcttctggaaggcagggagtgaaacacGGAAAGGGTTAGACATATTTTAACTTATTCTCCAACCATGTGTTACTGATCAGACTACACACCctgttgtagtctgtaaccatggcgaCTAATAGGTCCTCATAGTTGCTGTATACGCGTAGCTCATTTATCCAGACTTTTTTGGTTTGACTGCTGTGAATGGCGTTCTTATTCCGAGTGTGGGGCTGTACTTATCATTATAACGACTACACAGAAATCCAGACCAAGGCGAAGAGCCCGCTGGACCAGCTCCCGTTCTCGGCGCAAACGTAAATCCTCCAGCGAAGAGGAAACGGAGGAGTCCGATAGCGAGGAGGATTCGGAGCAGGGTtcagaagagaaggaagatggcGCTCCAGGGGAGGATGATGAACCGTGCAAGAAATGTAGCCTTCCCAACCACCCCGAGCTGGTAAGGGTCGTCTATCCCGCAACATGTGAGGTAGTCCTAAATGACGAGGATGGTAGCGGGGACAAATATTCTCTTGAAGGGAGTTTTTCACCAGGAAATGTACTTTTGAACCAGGTACAGGGCTAGGCGAGAACCCGGCCCTGTCaataaaggggagggaggggtggatagaggaagcaggaggagcacggatgcacagagtgacttggccccgccctctgtgcacttaactgctcatttacatatggattgATATTACTTGCCCTCCAGAATAGTGACAGGTATGATTGCATTcatctgagctagccctacaaggcattgtgcctggtttatcagtgaactTCCTGCtgttctctttaaccccttcccatcatgtgccatacatgatatattttttattaggaCTGCAGTGTTCTCTTTCAATGGCATTTTGTTTAACTTGCTTTCTggtgttaaaaaaattattaaatatagTTTTTACTAGTTTTTTGTAGATACCGTATCTTCAgggtcagagaaaaaaaaaaagcgtcgtaTTTAAAATGAAAAGTAGCAAACATGCAAGAAAAAGGCCTCGGGCCCCGTGTTTTCTGCCGTTGGttccatgtgaacatgccctGAGGGTCTCTTCACATTGTGATTTATGTCTTTTTCCTCCCCAGATTCTGCTGTGTGACTCCTGTGACAGCGGGTACCACACAGCCTGCCTCCGGCCGCCTCTGATGATAATTCCTGATGGAGAATGGTTTTGCCCACCGTGCCAACACGTACGTAGCTGACCTATCCCATCTAAATACATGAACGTCCTTTTTAGGTCCCGCGTTATTTGCATACTGTATCTTGATAGAGGTTACAGCTCCCAGATTTTGACGTTGAATGTATAAACCATGAGCAGTGAGGTGACTAGGCATAGCTGTGGATAACGTGCAGGCTATTGCTTGTTTTAGTGGATGTGCCATTTTGTGTACCATCTGCCATCTTCATTCCTTGCTCCTCTCTGTAAATGGTCGTGCTGATGTAGCCTACCTTTCCCATCATGCCCCTGGCTTTGCACAGACAGAGGGGGCTCTGTTTTGAGCGTCCAGTGATGGACCACGCAGAATTTCTGTTCACTAACTCTTTGCAGAGGCTGAATGTGATGCAGCTTCAGCCCGTCTCTcctgcctcctgcttgtgataAGTTTGTCCCTGTCAGGCTTACGGGAATGGATACAGAGAATTGTGCGGGGCAGAAAAAATGTGTGCAACTTGCTGTGTCGTGTGGCATTTTTGAACTGTGTTTTGGCAGTTGAGGTAAATCGCGTGCAatttccattatagtcaatggatgaAAAGTTGCACGCGACCTGCAACACAAAATTCTGCATGCCTGGGTTTTTGTCGACTGTTGCAGCATTTCCGATTCTTTTCACAGTGATTACATGATGGGACACGTCACCGTGTAGCTGTACCCTTACTAGTAGGAGGCAGGGGGAGAGCAGAGTGAAGCTGCATCTCCTAGGAGTACACTGGAGGTTCTGTGCACAGCACTCCCAGACAGCATAGCCAATGTCAGTCACCAGAGATTTATGACTTTACTGTACATACTATAAATGGCCTCACTCACTAGATCTCTCTGGGTCCTTTATATAAGGCAGAAATGATCTCTTCAGCAGCGCTTCATGCACTGAGGGACCAGGGGGTGCAGCTTGACATGTGCGGAGCCTGAAATTTTGTCACTGTCCTTTGTGCATGTCAAGCTAGGTGCCACCTAGTAGCGAGAAATGCTGCATCAATCCCCAGGAGCAATTTATCAATGTCATCTTTTCCTGCTACAGAAATTACTATGCGAGACGCTTGAGGAGCAGTTAATGAGTCTAGATGTCGTCCTAAAGAAGAAAGAGCGAGCGGAGAGAAGGTAGAGCGCCCCTTTACTGTTACGGGGTTGTCAATTGTACTTTGTTACTATGTAATGctatttgtctcacttcagcaaatggtatttatcatgtaaagaaagttaatacaagccacttactaatgtattgtgattgtccatattgcctcctgtgcTGGCTGGATTGACATTGTACActcctcgtttccatggttacaaccaccctgcaatacaacagtggtggtcgtgcttgcacgctatagggAAAAAGTGCCGCCCCCTATGATGTTTGGGTCTGTGGGAGTGGGCGTAGGCCAGTGCTTTCTCCTACACTGTGCCAGCACGGCCACCGCTAAAGGGTTGCAGTGtgttcgtaaccatggaaacgaccagtgtataatgtggccgaaaaaatttaattcagccagcaaaggaagcaatatggacaatcacaatacattagtaattggcttgtattaactttctctacatgataaatgctatttgctgaaatgacacaacccctttaaggtggatgTGTttagctgtgcctccatttctgaGGTCAGATGGTTAAAAAGGGGTCAGAGGGCGCAGTAAGTTATTAAGTATTACTATTAATTGTCCTGTGGTAGGGTGTCATAAGACATCCGAGGGTGACATGTAAAAATGTCACTGCACCCTCCGACAACCTTCCAGCATTGTGCCCACAGAAGAATAGCACAACATAAGGAAAATTTTGGACACTATTCACATAGCGTGCAGCTCTTGTTTcatgttatcccctatccacaggataggagatatctattagatcagtggggattCTACTATTGGGACCCCAaccgatcacgagaacgggggccCTGTAATGAACGGAGGGGCGGGTCGCACATGCGCGTGGCCGCTCCAGTCGTTTCTATGGGAATATTGGATATAGCTGAGCGCTGTATTCGGCTATCTCCGGAACGCCCATAAAAATTAATGGTGCGGCCACGCGCATGTGCGACTGGCCGTTCCGTTCGTTTCAAGGaggctgcaggggccatggggaccctgttcttgtgattggtgacaGTGCCAGCGGTAGGACCGCCACCGATCTAATAGGCACCCCCTATCCTGTGGGATATAGGCTGTTTGTGGTCAATGTAATTGCTCTTTGAGAAATATTTTGAGGCGACTCTACAGGATATACCTTGTGTTGAGAGCAGATGTTTATGGTCCTCGGCACACTGTGACAGCCCCTCTCCTCTGTCCGTTCTCTGATCAATATTCTGCTCTGTATTACCAGAACTCCATGTTTATTCCCTTGCTCATCAGCTGGATCACTTGATTATATGATGCGTGTCTAATTCGGTTTTTTCCGTATTTTCTTGTTTGTCAGGAAAGAGCGCTTGGTTTATGTCGGAATCAGTATTGAGAACATCATCCCTACCCAAGTAAGTTTTCTCTTCACATCGTGGTGTTTGCATCATGTTGGATCAGTCGGGAAAATAGCCTTTATGTTTCAGGAAGCAGAGGAACTGGCGGAGGTACAAGAGAAGGCGgcggagaagaagaagaaaaagtctAAGCCCCTGGAGCGGAGGTCGACGAGAGCCCGGAAGTTCATCAGCTACAGGTAACAGTACTGGTTCGGCCACAGAACCCGGACCCCCTCCTTTTTGGATTCTACTCCACCTAACGTAAACCACTATATAAAATGCTATAATGAGTTTAGCTGTTATTTTCATATGTCCCCATAGATGTCACAATgaattttggggacattaaaggggttatctgagactaAAAAatacccatatgcccgggcccctcacactgattctacttacctggctccctgcaccgctccaggtcctccctagcgtcacgcctagcattgcgggtgatgcTAAGGAGTCTcgtccccgtcaccgcctgccattggctgcccccctcccCGACACCGGTTTTCACAGGGAGAAGCAGATGCCGCcgtgcggggagccaggtaagtagaatcagtgtgacggGCATGGACATATAGGAGGCATTTTTTTTGTCTTAGATAACCCCTTTCACTCTTGAATATTTTTTGCAGTTTTCCTTTAACTGGGGCATCTGAAGGATCCCCAAATACAAGGGGAAAACTGCTTCCTTGGTGACGTCAGTAAGACCCAGGAATATTGCCATGGGGGGTGAACCTGACATCACATGATGGCTAGGTCCAATCCAGGGGGTGGCATTGTGCTTTCTTGTATTTCTGACGTAATGTTCATTGAGTGCTCTGTGTACTGAAGTGACTTACAGATGGAtgtctatattgatgacctgcaaGCTGCGGGTTGCCTCCTTAGTGGCTTTTGGTGCCCGTTTTAATTGGCATGTTTTGCCTGCAGCACTTTCATCACCGTACATTAAGGCTTCTGCTCTCACAGGTTTGATGAATTCGATGAGGCGATCGATGAAGCGATAGAAGATGACATCAGGGATGCAGATGGAGGAAGCAGTGAGTCATTTTCTGTCCTGGCGGTATTGGCCCCTAAAGTAATGGGGTACAAATGCGAATAATGTCACATACAGAAACGGCCCCGTCCCCCTTGTTCTGGACCCTGAGCTCACGTTTTATGTTGATTTCAGTCTTTCAGTAACGTATTGTGTGTGTTTCTCTTTATAAAAGGCGGTGGCAGAGGAAAGGACATGGCTAACATCACTGGCCACCGTGGCAAAGACATATCCACCATCTTGGAGGGAGAAAAGGGAGAAAAGGAAGAAGGGAAGCGCCCTCAGAGGGCAGTCACACGACGCAAGAAGCGGCGACGATTGAATGACCTCGACAGTGATAGCAATCTGGATGAAGAGGAGAGTGAGGACGAGTTCCGGATCAGTGAAGGGTGAGTCCATCTTCAGCCTTCCTcctcaccgccctggtgtctgacactcgggacccccCCCCTTTTAAAATCCATGTTTGTAGCTCTCAGGATGAATTTGTCATATCTGATGAGAACGTAGAAGACAGCGATGAAGACCAGCAGTCTAATGACAGCGATTTTGGTGCTCGCCGACCGCGCCGGCACTACAGCCGACCAATGAGGCAGAGTAGGCGAATAAAGAGGCGCAGTGTCCGGAGGAGgtactcggatgatgacgaagatgatgatgatgataactcTGAAGATGAGAGCCAGGCATCTGGTAATACTTTCTATACTACTGCTATTTTCTGTATCCTGAATTAGCAGTTTACACCATGAGAATAatgcaaggcttgttaaaaacccATGTCCACCTTTTAAcaccattacttatcctgtattatactccagagctgcactcactattctgctggtggaaatAACTGTTGTAGAGCAGCACTCACGGACCTCGTGACCACACTGGAATGCAACAGCCGAGCCACGAGCGCAGATCCTCAGCGGTCCGACGAGTAGTGTACAAAAGGAGGCAACGGCAGCATCTTCAGTGAATTCTTTATTGGACGAGCTTCATAGAATGTGTGCCATAAAACCAGCcaggcttgataaaggctactatgtaggcgaaacgttgctgtctggttttATGGCACAAGTTCTATGAAGCTCGTCCAATAAAGAATTCACTGAAGATGCTGCCGTTGCCTCCTTTTgtacactattctgctggtgcagtcactgtgtacatacattacattaattatcctgtactgatcctgagttacatcctgtattatactccagagctgcactcactattctgctggtgcagtcactgtgtacatccattacattacttatcctgtactgatcctgagttacatcctgtattatactccagagctgcactcactattctgctggtgcagtcactgtgtacatacattacattacttatcctgtactgatcctgagttacatcctgtattatactccagagctgcactcactattctgctggtgcagtcactgtgtacatgcattacattacttatcctgtactgatcctgagttacatcctgtattatactccagagctgcactcactattctgctggtgcagtcactgtgtacatacattacattacttatcctgtactgatcctgagttacatcctgtattatactccagagctgcactcactattctggttGGCATTGGAAACGGCCATAAAGCTTTCTGACAGACATCCTTACCCAATCACAGCTTAGCTCCTATAAAGAGGGTGGGCGGAAAGTTAATTATTACTGGATCACATGACTGTAGAGCACCTGCGTCTCTGTTGTGAACTGTGTTGATCCCCCTGGTTAATATCCGAGTAGGCCGGCTGAATATTGCCCTCTGATGTGAGGCTAGGTGAGCCACTTACCTCTTCTGTGTCTGGCTGCAGAGACTGATAACAGCAGTGATTACAGTGATGACTACCTGGACACCCGGCGGAGGAGATCGCGGAGGAACCAGAAGCGGCA
Encoded proteins:
- the RSF1 gene encoding remodeling and spacing factor 1; this translates as MAEAGAEEAPAAPEDLAPAPAPAAASSAGLWPDFAVVCSFLERYGALLDLPELTFPELEEALEETGAVSRALVELHLKLMRKIGKSVTFDRWEKYLVKICQDYNRTWAWELEKKGYQEMSVECKVGMLKHLCECQFDDNLKFRNAINEEDVDSMRVQPIGRDKDGLMYWYQLDQDHNIRVYIEEQDDQDGSTWKCIVRSRNDLAQILELLKAQIDPALLKKSEPEENSSQNSNPGEEDVRKEEDGEKPAQDVEMNEKPDVVNKQTSDSSTENVSSCKTGGERPLKTSSEIKTELSSDTEEGKPTAKEKDSFKENIRPVKSEIKEEKTELKDSKESKGSSEKTPSPQDPERTEVSVIVKRTEEHAEKPLEDTERLKNDQQAKIPLKKRELKLTEDFDSSVKAAICKSKTPTKELLQKEEGKLEDGTKTSADGKQLVNGEVSSDKVHKAKVDQAEDGTGAQRESVIECTKDENSVTSEQRNSSVIKSLQELKENGKANLVDGLEKSVIDLSNDRRTPPVQGSSLKVSSTLESTEGDSRKKSIGPKVDDDKKKLDSEKEKPAEKTDSKKDASKSETVKEPNIVAETKDEKKESQTTEQSVPDEKVEELEDSGSKAPEAKVKDGKAKATKAKLPVSKKSSTGNSAAKKEKPSKEPEKPDKEQPESTEKAKTDEKHSDTVKEKKSFPLRSKRKTAVKESEASESKGADGEKPEAAAEEDQEKTSEKPPLVSRNKNKLKAIPEQENSGSEGKEMTSERQKDGIKLTIRISNKRRMPELPVENVAVEDVEDAEMEENIGRRLRRSPRISRPSVKVAEVKVRKPEKKQSEEEGSPPPAKPEKEEEEEKKSEKEARPKTKKKSRPRRRARWTSSRSRRKRKSSSEEETEESDSEEDSEQGSEEKEDGAPGEDDEPCKKCSLPNHPELILLCDSCDSGYHTACLRPPLMIIPDGEWFCPPCQHKLLCETLEEQLMSLDVVLKKKERAERRKERLVYVGISIENIIPTQEAEELAEVQEKAAEKKKKKSKPLERRSTRARKFISYRFDEFDEAIDEAIEDDIRDADGGSSGGRGKDMANITGHRGKDISTILEGEKGEKEEGKRPQRAVTRRKKRRRLNDLDSDSNLDEEESEDEFRISEGSQDEFVISDENVEDSDEDQQSNDSDFGARRPRRHYSRPMRQSRRIKRRSVRRRYSDDDEDDDDDNSEDESQASETDNSSDYSDDYLDTRRRRSRRNQKRQVNYREDSESDGSQKRGARHGRGKEMRRVLKRKFSSSESNESDSSAASDKEKPRNVRKNLLRKRLRSSNDELSDEEEERPVRKRLNRIETDDEDEEEGGDAKVCSSDKPPAEDKPPAEDKPPAASAVPEVPKKPCYRIESDDEDDFENVTKDGSPLDYSLVDLPSANGQSPGKTIETLIGKPSEKSETAKDTSAPVSQPSNGMGGGQEAAGAEEDEDELLRVTDLVDYVCNSEQL